A DNA window from Desulfomicrobium macestii contains the following coding sequences:
- a CDS encoding VCBS domain-containing protein → MAESQNSKQNVQAPETGQTVIVNAIPGQDIVLEAAFDQAEVKMDGGNVVFEFANGGQVVLDFTDLGEAQAPNVVMPDGTVLDMQEFLAALGEKDVEPAAGPDGGAEGSGGVGAYEEDPGERLDGITKLDGLEDEPLTTLTFANIEANDDNPLPTAGFVSAAADEDGLVRERFVTPFNGNDDSDADGDNAATAASAKGFLNYNFGGDGPAETLPFTWNLAGLPSVTSQGHQVLYEVSSDGQTLNGYWEFEYKKPVDDRPSAGFDMAAKVAPPEPQFEIAVQKVMVFSLELTDLQTGEYLFTLYRPLDHSEFNTEDDIVYNFTFTVRDGSGDPASGGLNLIIDDDSPVARGDAFITRTVDEDDIATRWSEGTSPDDGVWQGKHYDGSYTGDPRYDHGGPANIWGSVKSLVSFGADGRGENGFSLDLDGLGALRDQGLTSKGESLDYRIDGSRLIAFVPDDNQNQARIAMVEDSADQPAGPEGRPVFVLELHSDGSYKFSLIDQLDHNGEGENLEPAENGEDKLSLDLSSVIKATDGDGDSITLESGFVIKVTDDVPELIGREIGKVSENDIDTDWSVGTSPNDGHRLDGSFTGDPGTGASGPAFIEGELGRIVNFGADDDGKFRFTDDAKAQLLELGLTSMQSYKGLQAVPLDYTIDPLGEDGYYVLTATEPDLDKRPGPDHDTGNIVFELRLDSNTGHYEFRLYDELAHTGKQSNNIKIDFGSMIEAVDADGDAIALEDSFYIKIVDDKPIAVDDEHVINEDTKGFFGWIDGNVTDNDINGADESMSFDGWESTQAQHGWFIGWPDGRYSYNLDNAKVQYLDDDDEPLTETFKYSIKDTDGDISTATLTIVIEGRNDRPTLTVKTGDWADVDEAALSSIGSNPDSDDEFAYGTFKIADPDGLEDIKSVTINGTSIELADLVGSKVSGDSGELTVTSYEVDTGVASYVYELTGATTDVLGNSKWEIDKFTLTTFDGDLTSAQDFIRIIINDDTPIARNDTDQVDVLESEAGVTRMATGNVLTGASTESGLDGAGADTPGADQPATVVQVGFDANENGYFGSSEKMSVGDTGTSISGKYGTLTIEADGRYQYTTDPTKLPGATTHHDGGDVGLKAFKLGESFFDAEGKYVSSDTGASGIITNGGNSPAKGVDSGTADDTLSAADQINYAGSLSEALAFEFGGPVSSAIITVSNLFRNERGGEAARWHAFDADGVRIATGIISNNSDGQVYANTTNVAWANGNSNNVGTFTVSDIGSFSTVVIEGLPYSKNGSAANDDSDFYAKVVSYEALPADGISYSDVFKYWIKDADGDYSSATLTITGNEPNPQGVFVNEDPVAVDNSYTVVGTSFTGNIITDDDNDAGAASGRDWDADTPVDNLSVHSIKWIANGQSHVLVLNGQTTVDMQYGKLTINPEGNFTYEHNAGPNGEIDSFTYTLKDVHGNDYISNEAQVTFALPDLVDPMFIVGSAEDENANSSAAYTVGTGSGVIAGDSDNDILVGDPGSTSEINGKVANIVLVLDNSGSMDASLDGLKLAVVSALNDLKNSQAQDVKVHIVRFGSTAEVVGTYHITQGGVDQDGDGGQLASAIAAVNGLSANLGNTNYEIALVEANKWIESSGPLQNADVNKVIFVSDGQPNEAQDNYSGTISADAAMGHVLGTYGGGWHGGWFGGWSSSDSTSEVGIIEFDGDGSGSEQAFVIEAVGINVGGGTLSLLSQLEGSGGSAQNVTSAADMTAVIDELTGAVVVNEEAGDDVLQGGAGNDLIFGDAMNTDNVPGVTLPDGSGWLAFAELETGNVLGFETWTRNDTLEYIKNNHTALSTESGRVGGNDSIEGGSGNDTIYGQEGNDTISGGAGDDIISGGTGQNAFKYGSADLDGGHDQIIDFKLGAEGDELDLSGIFAGQSAQSLKDGGFLSVVENTSGVLDVHLDLDGDPITTDNSVHISVTVTGDLDDAVNTMLTQHITTEI, encoded by the coding sequence ATGGCTGAATCGCAGAATTCCAAACAGAACGTACAGGCCCCAGAAACCGGACAGACCGTCATCGTCAACGCGATCCCCGGTCAGGATATTGTGCTTGAGGCTGCTTTTGATCAGGCCGAAGTGAAGATGGACGGCGGAAATGTGGTTTTTGAATTCGCGAACGGCGGCCAGGTAGTCCTCGACTTCACGGATCTGGGCGAAGCCCAGGCACCCAATGTGGTCATGCCTGATGGTACGGTTCTGGACATGCAGGAATTTCTGGCAGCTTTGGGTGAAAAGGACGTGGAGCCTGCGGCTGGGCCTGACGGCGGCGCGGAGGGCAGTGGTGGCGTGGGGGCGTATGAGGAAGATCCGGGCGAGAGGCTTGATGGAATCACAAAGCTTGACGGGCTGGAAGATGAGCCACTGACGACATTGACCTTTGCGAATATTGAAGCGAACGACGACAATCCCTTGCCCACTGCAGGGTTTGTGAGCGCTGCGGCGGACGAGGACGGACTCGTACGTGAACGGTTTGTCACCCCGTTTAATGGCAATGATGACAGTGATGCTGATGGGGATAATGCCGCAACCGCAGCCTCCGCCAAAGGTTTTCTGAATTACAACTTCGGCGGCGATGGCCCGGCTGAAACTCTGCCTTTCACATGGAATCTGGCCGGTCTTCCTTCCGTAACCTCTCAGGGGCACCAGGTGCTCTACGAAGTGTCTTCTGATGGCCAGACATTGAATGGCTATTGGGAGTTTGAATACAAGAAGCCTGTCGATGACCGGCCCTCCGCTGGTTTCGATATGGCGGCCAAGGTTGCTCCGCCTGAGCCTCAATTTGAAATCGCCGTACAGAAAGTGATGGTTTTCAGCCTGGAACTGACCGATCTTCAGACTGGGGAATATCTGTTCACGCTCTACAGGCCGCTGGATCACTCCGAGTTCAACACCGAAGACGACATCGTTTACAATTTCACCTTCACGGTGAGAGATGGTTCCGGCGATCCGGCCAGCGGCGGATTGAACCTGATCATTGATGATGATTCTCCTGTGGCACGGGGTGACGCATTCATTACCCGGACGGTCGATGAGGATGATATCGCGACACGTTGGTCCGAAGGCACGAGCCCCGATGATGGTGTGTGGCAAGGCAAGCATTACGACGGTTCCTATACCGGCGATCCGAGATATGACCATGGTGGCCCGGCAAATATTTGGGGTTCAGTGAAGTCGCTGGTGTCCTTTGGTGCTGACGGTAGGGGCGAAAACGGCTTCAGCCTTGATCTCGATGGCCTTGGCGCGTTGCGGGATCAGGGTCTTACTTCGAAGGGCGAGAGCCTTGATTATCGAATCGATGGTTCGAGGCTGATTGCTTTCGTGCCTGATGATAATCAGAATCAGGCCCGCATTGCGATGGTCGAAGACTCCGCTGATCAGCCTGCCGGACCCGAAGGGCGGCCTGTATTTGTTCTGGAACTGCACAGCGACGGATCCTACAAGTTCAGCCTGATCGATCAGCTTGATCACAATGGAGAAGGCGAGAATCTTGAGCCGGCCGAAAATGGTGAAGATAAGCTGAGTCTTGACCTTTCTTCCGTCATCAAGGCTACCGATGGCGACGGCGACTCCATCACTTTGGAGAGCGGCTTTGTCATCAAGGTAACCGATGACGTGCCGGAATTGATTGGGCGTGAAATTGGAAAGGTTAGCGAAAACGATATTGACACCGACTGGTCGGTTGGCACGAGCCCCAACGATGGTCATCGGCTTGATGGCTCCTTTACCGGCGACCCCGGCACGGGTGCCTCTGGTCCAGCGTTTATCGAGGGTGAATTGGGAAGGATTGTCAACTTTGGCGCCGATGATGATGGAAAATTCAGATTTACGGATGATGCGAAAGCACAACTTTTAGAACTCGGATTGACGTCCATGCAATCCTACAAGGGTCTCCAAGCCGTGCCCTTGGATTATACCATCGATCCGCTGGGCGAGGATGGTTACTACGTGCTGACCGCGACCGAGCCAGACCTCGACAAACGTCCGGGTCCGGATCACGACACCGGAAATATTGTTTTCGAATTGCGCCTTGACTCCAATACTGGCCATTATGAGTTCCGTCTTTATGACGAGCTGGCTCACACTGGAAAGCAGAGTAACAATATCAAGATCGATTTTGGTTCAATGATCGAGGCCGTTGACGCTGATGGGGATGCGATAGCCCTTGAAGATTCCTTCTATATCAAGATTGTTGATGACAAGCCGATCGCGGTGGATGACGAGCATGTCATCAATGAAGACACTAAGGGATTTTTTGGTTGGATAGACGGTAATGTGACCGACAACGACATCAACGGTGCCGATGAATCTATGTCTTTTGATGGATGGGAGAGTACGCAGGCGCAGCATGGTTGGTTCATTGGCTGGCCTGACGGGAGGTATTCGTACAATTTAGATAATGCTAAGGTGCAGTATTTGGACGACGACGATGAGCCCCTTACAGAAACCTTTAAGTATAGTATTAAGGATACGGACGGCGACATCTCCACTGCGACTCTGACAATAGTCATCGAGGGCCGTAACGACCGCCCGACCTTGACTGTGAAGACCGGAGATTGGGCGGATGTTGACGAGGCTGCGTTGTCGTCCATCGGTTCGAATCCGGACTCCGATGATGAGTTCGCTTATGGCACGTTCAAGATCGCCGATCCCGACGGGCTGGAGGACATTAAGAGCGTTACCATTAATGGGACTTCTATAGAACTCGCAGATTTGGTGGGATCTAAGGTGTCTGGTGACAGCGGAGAATTGACCGTAACCAGCTACGAAGTTGACACTGGAGTGGCTTCGTATGTGTATGAACTGACAGGCGCCACTACGGATGTTCTTGGCAATTCCAAATGGGAGATCGACAAGTTCACTTTGACGACTTTCGACGGGGATCTGACTTCCGCTCAGGATTTCATCCGCATCATCATCAACGACGACACCCCTATTGCCCGTAATGATACGGATCAGGTTGATGTCCTGGAATCTGAGGCCGGCGTGACGCGCATGGCGACTGGCAACGTCCTGACCGGCGCGTCTACCGAATCGGGTCTTGATGGCGCGGGCGCGGATACCCCGGGCGCTGATCAGCCTGCTACTGTGGTTCAGGTCGGCTTTGACGCGAATGAAAACGGATACTTTGGGTCTTCGGAGAAAATGTCCGTAGGCGATACAGGTACATCAATTTCCGGCAAGTATGGTACACTGACCATTGAGGCTGATGGCCGCTATCAGTATACGACTGATCCGACCAAACTGCCTGGAGCAACTACTCATCATGATGGTGGGGATGTCGGGCTCAAAGCCTTTAAGTTGGGGGAATCCTTTTTCGACGCAGAAGGAAAGTATGTTTCATCCGATACCGGCGCTAGCGGTATAATAACGAATGGGGGCAACTCTCCTGCAAAGGGTGTGGACAGTGGTACGGCTGACGACACGCTTTCTGCTGCGGATCAGATCAATTATGCAGGGTCCCTGAGTGAAGCTCTCGCCTTTGAGTTTGGTGGTCCAGTCAGTTCAGCAATCATTACCGTTTCAAACCTCTTCAGGAATGAGCGGGGGGGAGAAGCTGCTCGCTGGCACGCATTCGACGCAGATGGTGTTCGCATTGCAACAGGCATCATTAGTAACAACTCTGACGGGCAAGTTTATGCTAATACAACGAACGTGGCGTGGGCCAACGGCAATTCCAATAATGTTGGAACCTTCACGGTATCGGACATTGGTTCTTTCAGCACCGTGGTTATTGAGGGGTTGCCCTACAGCAAGAATGGATCCGCCGCGAACGACGATTCTGACTTCTACGCCAAGGTCGTTTCCTACGAAGCCCTGCCCGCTGATGGAATTTCGTACTCAGACGTTTTCAAATATTGGATAAAGGATGCCGATGGTGACTATTCTTCGGCGACTCTGACAATAACCGGCAATGAACCCAATCCTCAGGGCGTTTTTGTTAACGAAGACCCCGTTGCTGTTGATAATTCTTATACTGTAGTGGGCACATCCTTCACGGGCAACATTATCACTGACGATGACAATGACGCAGGCGCGGCCAGTGGCCGTGACTGGGATGCGGATACACCTGTGGACAACCTTTCGGTACATTCGATCAAGTGGATTGCGAATGGTCAGAGCCATGTGCTGGTACTAAATGGTCAAACGACGGTGGACATGCAGTATGGCAAACTGACCATTAATCCCGAGGGCAACTTCACCTATGAGCACAACGCAGGACCTAATGGAGAAATCGACAGTTTTACGTATACGCTGAAGGACGTTCATGGAAATGACTACATCAGCAACGAAGCCCAAGTGACCTTCGCCTTGCCGGATCTTGTGGATCCAATGTTCATTGTCGGTTCTGCTGAGGACGAGAATGCCAATTCCTCCGCAGCATATACTGTTGGGACAGGGTCTGGCGTGATAGCCGGTGATTCCGACAACGATATACTGGTTGGCGATCCTGGAAGCACGTCTGAAATTAATGGGAAAGTTGCAAATATTGTGTTGGTGCTGGATAATTCGGGGAGCATGGATGCCAGTTTGGATGGCTTGAAGCTTGCGGTTGTAAGTGCATTAAATGATTTGAAAAATTCACAGGCTCAAGATGTGAAGGTGCATATTGTCAGATTTGGATCCACAGCAGAAGTGGTTGGAACATATCATATTACGCAAGGTGGCGTAGATCAGGATGGAGATGGCGGACAACTGGCCAGCGCAATTGCTGCCGTTAATGGTTTAAGTGCTAATCTTGGCAATACTAACTATGAAATCGCATTGGTTGAGGCTAATAAGTGGATTGAATCCAGTGGGCCATTGCAGAATGCCGATGTCAATAAAGTAATATTTGTGTCGGATGGTCAGCCTAACGAAGCGCAAGATAATTATAGTGGTACAATATCTGCTGATGCAGCGATGGGCCATGTGCTTGGGACGTATGGCGGTGGATGGCATGGTGGGTGGTTTGGGGGGTGGTCGAGTTCGGATTCGACGAGTGAAGTCGGGATCATTGAATTTGACGGGGATGGTTCAGGGTCGGAACAGGCGTTTGTGATTGAAGCCGTTGGAATTAATGTCGGTGGTGGTACCTTGAGTCTGCTTTCACAACTTGAAGGCAGCGGAGGTTCTGCGCAAAACGTCACAAGTGCAGCGGATATGACCGCCGTCATCGACGAGCTTACTGGCGCGGTCGTCGTGAACGAAGAAGCAGGAGATGACGTGTTGCAAGGCGGTGCCGGGAATGATCTGATATTCGGCGACGCCATGAATACGGACAATGTGCCCGGGGTGACGTTGCCGGACGGATCGGGTTGGCTGGCTTTCGCGGAATTGGAAACCGGAAACGTTCTCGGTTTTGAAACTTGGACTCGAAATGACACGCTTGAATACATCAAGAACAACCACACTGCGTTGTCGACGGAAAGCGGTCGAGTAGGTGGTAATGACTCTATCGAAGGTGGCTCTGGAAACGACACCATATACGGCCAGGAAGGGAACGACACCATTTCTGGCGGTGCCGGCGACGACATCATTTCTGGCGGTACGGGACAGAATGCCTTCAAGTACGGATCGGCAGACCTAGACGGTGGTCATGACCAGATTATTGACTTCAAGCTGGGCGCCGAGGGTGATGAACTAGATCTGAGTGGCATTTTTGCAGGACAGAGCGCTCAGAGTCTGAAGGATGGCGGTTTCTTGTCTGTGGTTGAAAACACATCAGGCGTTCTTGATGTGCACCTTGATCTTGATGGCGATCCGATAACGACCGACAATTCCGTTCATATCTCGGTGACCGTCACCGGTGACTTGGACGATGCGGTCAACACAATGCTCACACAACATATCACGACGGAAATCTAA
- a CDS encoding DUF5801 repeats-in-toxin domain-containing protein — MFEITQNTRLVVQAPAAGQVMVLTAVPGQDFILEAAFDQAEVRMDGGNVVFNFADGGQVVLDFADLGDAQAPNVVMPDGTILDMQEFLAALGESEIEPAAGPEGGADGGGGVGEYRDDAGNLIAGVDRLGGLDPREFTSITVESLEADDLIEEADADPSIPTPSIPTPPVLGPVVTQVEESSLDEGEVQWPGSNDGGTADSTSGAIPFTPGPGGEDQLFIRGVDEDVDVTGGGIVHGQYGTLVVTQNPDGTYSYEYTLDGNIDHPVSEENGGGDGRFDDDSLPDLFVMHVVNNGAIIATSSLTVNVLDDGPVIEVVPEASLSLRTEDSYLPGGSNEQSTNTDTASAGGVFQVVFGADGPKLVQHNGEYSEGGDPSLEYSFGELDGVDSGLKDMLTGESILLYTDENGNVIGRVESLGNEDATFTLTINEYGVVTLEQLRPIMHEAPDGVEGGLDEVQILTAEELVVNIRATDGDDDSASESFSLGGLIEFGDDVVTAVHDRGHVDFSQDHEIRYAISNVLFLVDVNGKEQAFKIDDYENLFNEMKDPDNPQGFVAWVEAQTGGTVTAYYIKAGQVFYDSDGNVIDPELEGLGEYLAGNGNTFGGSNVGPLHPTIGNHDPNAVDSGFNGGIGSGNVLDNDDGSADGIWVNGVSNDGGETWQEISEGGVVTIEGAYGTLILYSNGEYGYTLNDSAPQGAEDVFSYQVRDGDGDQSSAILTIEIALETMLTSNVEIA, encoded by the coding sequence GTGTTCGAAATAACACAAAACACCAGATTGGTTGTTCAGGCTCCTGCCGCCGGGCAGGTTATGGTTTTGACCGCTGTCCCGGGACAGGATTTCATTCTTGAGGCCGCCTTTGATCAGGCGGAAGTCAGGATGGATGGGGGCAACGTGGTCTTCAATTTTGCGGATGGCGGCCAGGTGGTCCTAGATTTCGCCGATCTTGGCGATGCCCAGGCGCCCAATGTGGTCATGCCTGATGGAACCATCCTGGACATGCAGGAGTTTCTGGCTGCGCTTGGCGAGAGTGAGATCGAGCCTGCGGCCGGTCCCGAGGGCGGCGCGGATGGCGGCGGTGGCGTCGGAGAGTACAGGGATGACGCAGGAAACCTCATTGCGGGAGTGGACAGGCTGGGCGGGCTTGATCCCCGCGAGTTCACATCGATCACGGTGGAGAGCCTGGAGGCCGACGATTTGATCGAAGAGGCTGATGCAGACCCGTCAATCCCGACCCCGTCAATCCCGACACCGCCGGTGCTCGGGCCGGTTGTGACCCAGGTCGAAGAGAGTTCGCTTGATGAAGGCGAGGTTCAGTGGCCGGGAAGCAACGACGGCGGAACCGCGGACAGCACCAGCGGCGCCATCCCCTTCACGCCGGGTCCCGGAGGGGAGGATCAGCTCTTCATTCGCGGCGTGGACGAGGATGTGGATGTAACGGGAGGGGGCATTGTTCACGGCCAGTACGGGACCCTTGTGGTTACGCAGAACCCCGACGGAACGTACAGCTATGAGTACACCCTGGACGGCAACATCGACCATCCTGTCTCCGAAGAGAACGGCGGTGGTGACGGAAGGTTTGACGACGACAGCCTGCCGGACCTTTTTGTCATGCATGTCGTCAACAATGGCGCCATCATTGCGACGAGTTCCCTGACGGTCAATGTGCTCGACGACGGTCCGGTTATCGAAGTCGTGCCAGAGGCAAGCCTCTCCCTGCGCACCGAGGACAGCTATCTGCCGGGTGGGAGCAACGAGCAGTCGACAAATACCGACACCGCAAGCGCGGGCGGGGTTTTTCAGGTTGTATTCGGCGCTGACGGCCCAAAGCTGGTGCAGCACAACGGCGAGTATTCCGAGGGTGGCGATCCTTCCCTTGAGTATTCATTCGGAGAATTGGATGGTGTCGACTCCGGGCTGAAGGACATGCTGACCGGTGAATCGATCCTGCTTTACACAGACGAAAACGGAAACGTGATCGGCCGGGTGGAAAGCCTGGGCAATGAGGACGCAACCTTCACGTTGACCATCAACGAGTACGGGGTGGTGACGCTTGAGCAGCTGCGCCCGATCATGCATGAAGCCCCCGATGGCGTGGAGGGCGGCCTGGATGAAGTGCAGATTCTGACCGCTGAAGAGCTGGTCGTGAACATTCGCGCCACGGACGGTGACGATGACAGCGCCTCGGAGTCCTTCTCTTTGGGCGGGCTCATAGAATTCGGCGACGATGTGGTGACTGCCGTGCACGATAGAGGCCACGTGGACTTCAGCCAGGATCATGAAATCAGGTACGCCATCTCCAATGTCCTCTTTCTGGTGGATGTGAACGGCAAGGAGCAGGCCTTCAAGATCGATGATTATGAAAACCTCTTCAATGAGATGAAGGACCCGGACAATCCGCAGGGTTTTGTGGCTTGGGTCGAGGCGCAGACCGGCGGAACGGTCACAGCCTATTACATCAAGGCCGGCCAGGTGTTCTATGACAGCGACGGGAACGTCATTGACCCCGAACTTGAGGGGCTGGGTGAGTATCTGGCTGGAAATGGCAACACCTTTGGTGGCTCCAATGTAGGTCCCCTTCATCCAACGATTGGAAATCATGACCCCAACGCGGTGGACTCCGGTTTTAACGGAGGCATCGGATCCGGGAATGTGCTGGACAACGATGATGGAAGCGCTGACGGCATCTGGGTCAATGGCGTCAGCAATGACGGCGGCGAGACCTGGCAGGAAATCTCCGAGGGTGGAGTGGTCACGATTGAAGGCGCTTACGGCACTTTGATCCTGTATTCCAACGGAGAATACGGCTACACGTTGAATGATTCCGCGCCGCAGGGCGCAGAGGATGTCTTCTCCTACCAGGTTCGGGACGGCGATGGAGACCAAAGCTCGGCCATACTGACCATCGAGATCGCCCTGGAAACCATGCTGACCTCGAACGTTGAAATTGCCTGA